From the Pedobacter cryoconitis genome, one window contains:
- a CDS encoding RagB/SusD family nutrient uptake outer membrane protein, which yields MKILKYILLLSVVWMSSCKKLDENPQSFISPVNFYKTKNDALSAITAVYAPVRLNGFVTRNYVILGEITTDNMFPLNNSAPRIELNTYVHTSQNGILRETWDNFYIGITRANASINKIPGINMEEALRTRLVAEAKFLRAFYYYHLVRLFGDLPVVTSEVSSLDQLTYPKRDPRADVYKQIIADLTAVENVLPASYSGADRGRATSGAAKSFLASVYLTLKQYQQAADKANEVMTLAGAGYGLWDTYTDVFDIKNEFGKEAIFDAQFVSGPGGQGGNLIAFFAQENNSVGGRGFGSFQPTTDIYDSYTAADKRKAVFFIKGTDGKYYVNKWIDADATTENQSDNNFPLMRYAEVVLTYAEAYNELNSPANGNPAYKAVNSIRKRAGLPDLENLTQDGLRTAILQERRLELAFEGSRWFDLVRTGKLVSTLTAKGTTNVREYHNLFPVPQFPLGVNPNLAPQNPGYTQ from the coding sequence ATGAAAATCTTAAAATATATATTACTGCTGAGTGTGGTATGGATGTCATCCTGTAAAAAATTAGATGAAAACCCGCAATCCTTCATTTCACCCGTTAATTTCTATAAAACTAAAAATGATGCGCTTTCAGCCATCACAGCGGTATATGCACCGGTTCGTTTAAATGGATTTGTAACCCGAAACTACGTGATACTTGGTGAAATTACTACGGACAACATGTTTCCCTTAAATAATAGTGCACCAAGGATTGAACTCAATACCTATGTGCATACTTCTCAGAATGGTATTTTACGCGAAACCTGGGATAACTTTTATATTGGCATAACCAGGGCGAATGCTTCCATTAATAAAATACCAGGGATCAATATGGAAGAAGCATTACGTACCAGGTTAGTTGCTGAGGCTAAATTTTTAAGAGCATTTTACTACTATCATCTGGTTAGGTTATTCGGAGATTTGCCTGTTGTTACTTCGGAGGTCAGTTCATTAGATCAGCTGACTTATCCTAAACGTGACCCCAGAGCTGATGTTTACAAGCAGATTATTGCAGACCTTACTGCTGTAGAAAATGTATTACCTGCCTCTTATAGTGGTGCAGATCGCGGCAGGGCAACCAGTGGCGCAGCAAAATCTTTTCTGGCCAGTGTATACTTAACCTTAAAACAATATCAGCAGGCTGCTGACAAAGCAAACGAAGTAATGACTTTGGCTGGTGCAGGTTATGGGTTATGGGATACTTATACGGATGTCTTTGACATTAAGAACGAATTTGGAAAAGAGGCCATTTTTGATGCACAATTTGTAAGTGGCCCGGGTGGACAAGGAGGGAATCTTATTGCCTTTTTCGCCCAGGAAAATAATAGTGTAGGTGGGAGAGGTTTCGGATCATTCCAGCCAACCACAGATATTTATGATAGTTATACAGCCGCCGATAAACGTAAAGCTGTTTTTTTTATCAAAGGTACTGACGGTAAATATTACGTGAATAAATGGATAGATGCTGATGCAACAACGGAAAACCAAAGTGATAATAACTTTCCATTAATGCGTTATGCAGAAGTTGTGCTCACTTATGCAGAAGCCTATAATGAATTGAATAGTCCTGCTAACGGTAACCCGGCTTATAAAGCCGTCAATAGCATCAGAAAAAGAGCTGGTCTGCCTGATCTCGAAAACTTGACGCAAGACGGTCTTCGGACTGCAATTCTGCAAGAGCGCAGATTAGAACTTGCTTTTGAAGGTAGCAGGTGGTTTGATCTGGTTCGTACTGGTAAACTTGTATCCACGCTAACTGCCAAAGGAACGACCAATGTGAGGGAGTATCATAACTTATTTCCTGTACCACAGTTTCCTTTGGGTGTAAATCCAAATCTGGCGCCTCAGAATCCAGGTTATACGCAATAA
- a CDS encoding SPFH domain-containing protein, which translates to MKLPFIEIIASVTPDPNLLMWKFPDADQEIKNGAALIVRESQSAILLHEGQVADTFTAGKYNLKTENIPILTRLKGWKYGFESPFKADVYFFNTHQFVNLKWGTPAPVLMRDPGFGQVRIRSFGTYNIRIADVAKFFKEYAGTYPRLTIAELELQLRDFIAPKFAEVLAKADIAVLDAAGNISELNQKIQPVIQLYFTDLGLEATQFTITSVTLPEEVLKHYDQITGMNMVTDMNKYAQFSVASAMDKENSAMGEAARNAVAMGMIINQTNPAVPQPAEDIPSRLKKLKDLFEAQLITEAEYSAKKEELLNLL; encoded by the coding sequence ATGAAACTTCCTTTTATAGAGATCATAGCATCTGTTACCCCGGATCCAAACTTGCTGATGTGGAAATTTCCAGATGCAGATCAGGAGATTAAGAACGGCGCAGCGCTCATTGTAAGAGAAAGCCAATCTGCAATTTTACTTCATGAAGGGCAGGTTGCAGACACTTTTACTGCTGGAAAATATAACCTGAAGACAGAAAACATTCCCATACTCACAAGGCTTAAAGGTTGGAAATATGGTTTTGAAAGTCCCTTTAAAGCTGATGTCTATTTCTTTAATACCCATCAATTCGTTAATCTTAAGTGGGGCACACCTGCACCCGTACTGATGAGAGATCCGGGGTTTGGGCAGGTGAGGATCCGTTCCTTTGGTACCTATAACATCCGGATTGCGGATGTCGCAAAATTCTTTAAGGAATATGCCGGCACTTACCCCCGGCTGACCATTGCCGAACTGGAATTGCAGCTACGTGATTTTATTGCACCCAAATTTGCGGAGGTACTTGCAAAGGCTGATATAGCTGTATTGGATGCCGCAGGAAATATTTCTGAATTAAACCAGAAAATACAGCCAGTTATTCAGTTATACTTTACCGATCTGGGATTGGAGGCCACTCAATTTACAATTACCAGTGTTACTTTACCCGAAGAGGTGCTGAAACATTATGACCAGATTACTGGTATGAATATGGTGACGGATATGAATAAATATGCTCAGTTTAGTGTGGCAAGTGCAATGGATAAAGAAAATTCCGCCATGGGAGAAGCTGCCCGGAATGCGGTAGCCATGGGGATGATTATCAATCAGACAAACCCCGCAGTTCCACAGCCGGCAGAAGACATACCGTCCAGGCTCAAAAAACTAAAAGATCTTTTTGAAGCACAGTTAATTACAGAGGCAGAGTATTCGGCTAAAAAAGAAGAATTACTCAATTTATTATAA
- a CDS encoding DUF4180 domain-containing protein — protein sequence MNIEIHQIGDHKIAEIRAEEILVHNPGEGLQLLVDLYYQDFDKIIIHEKNITPDFFDLKTGIAGEILQKFSNYRVRLVIVGEFIRFPGQSIKDFIFESNKGRQINFLDSVELGVEKLSK from the coding sequence ATGAATATAGAAATACACCAGATTGGTGACCATAAAATAGCAGAAATAAGAGCAGAAGAAATTTTGGTTCACAACCCCGGAGAAGGCCTTCAATTATTAGTTGATCTTTATTACCAGGATTTCGATAAAATTATCATCCACGAGAAAAATATCACACCTGATTTCTTTGACCTGAAAACAGGTATTGCAGGAGAAATTCTTCAAAAGTTTTCCAACTATAGAGTAAGGTTGGTCATCGTTGGGGAATTCATCAGATTTCCGGGTCAAAGCATCAAAGATTTCATTTTTGAAAGCAATAAAGGCAGACAGATCAATTTCCTTGATTCAGTTGAACTGGGAGTAGAAAAACTATCAAAATAA
- a CDS encoding SusC/RagA family TonB-linked outer membrane protein translates to MKKKISLLTVFLFAGLLAATAQDMQVNGTVKDAQGEPLPGVSVKLQGTTKATSTTAKGTFTISTPANGTLIFRSIGFITKEQAVNNRQQINVTLEADNNNLDELVVVGYGAVKKSDLTGSVASISSKEIKATPVASLTQAIQGRAAGVRVSQSSNAPGGGMNIRIRGGNSIQGGNEPLYVIDGYPLYNENGPGINPNDVESMEILKDASAAAIYGSRGANGVIIITTKRGKEGANRIQFESYYGVQTIRKKLDLLDASQLATLVNDGIANVNGDNIGKPGYPKPLTYTDAQIAALGKGTDWQDEIFRSAPIQNYQLTFSGGNDKTQYAVAGNYFSQGGIVANSDFNRGSVRVNLDQQLSSKFKFSNSLTVTNSKSNSVATDGDGGGNGGVVYGALFFSPTVPVYDAQGDYSMNNRPGGLLISNPLALAKERTNIELKTRLLGNTSLEYKIAEGLTLKTMFGANMAFNKTNFYLPRTVYSGLATNGRAEITTSRYFEWLNENTLTYKKVISKIHSFNFLVGYTFQNANYEDVKASAQNFASDIQKYNNMGAAQQTNPNTSNAYDWSLRSYLGRINYDLDSKYLFTLSGRYDGSSRFGDGKKYSFFPSGSAAWRLSSEPFMRRLTAVSDLKFRASYGLTGNQEIGQYQSLGALQTDGYNFGNVIVIGYAPNRIANPNLKWETTAQLNFGLDLGLFKNRITITTDWYQKKTKDLLYNVSLPITSGFSTSLQNIGKVKNEGFEFAVNTVNLNGAFQWNTNFNISFNKNKILDLGAVTDDIPSGGASGHLQLGSSGILRVGQPIGVFYGLVTDGIFQNAAEVAASGQKNAKPGERRYKDVNGDGVVNSSDRVILGHAQPDYTFGFTNNFSYKGFDLSIFIQGVQGNSIFNLNRYEMESMTGVSNQSVSVLDRWTPSNPSNDMPRASSAGSPYQVTSHQIEDGSYIRLKNVQLGYNFSPALLKKVRLSNVKIYISGQNLLTKTKYSGYDPEVSRFGQDNLSQGTDYGSYPSSKIFLAGINIGL, encoded by the coding sequence ATGAAGAAAAAAATCAGCTTATTAACTGTGTTTCTATTCGCAGGTTTACTTGCCGCTACCGCTCAGGATATGCAGGTAAATGGAACTGTTAAAGATGCACAAGGAGAACCATTGCCAGGGGTTTCTGTCAAATTACAAGGCACAACAAAAGCCACCAGTACCACTGCCAAGGGTACTTTTACAATCTCAACTCCAGCTAACGGTACTTTGATTTTCAGGAGTATCGGCTTTATAACCAAAGAACAGGCCGTAAACAACCGTCAGCAAATTAATGTTACGCTCGAAGCTGACAATAACAATCTCGATGAGCTTGTAGTGGTAGGTTATGGTGCTGTTAAAAAAAGTGACCTTACCGGATCAGTTGCCTCGATCAGTTCTAAAGAGATCAAAGCTACCCCGGTCGCTTCTTTAACACAAGCCATTCAGGGTAGAGCTGCCGGAGTGCGGGTTTCACAATCCTCAAATGCTCCCGGTGGTGGAATGAACATCCGTATTCGTGGTGGTAACTCGATTCAAGGTGGTAATGAACCACTCTATGTAATTGATGGCTATCCACTTTACAACGAAAACGGGCCGGGAATTAATCCAAATGATGTGGAATCTATGGAGATTTTGAAAGATGCTTCAGCAGCAGCAATCTATGGCTCCAGGGGTGCAAATGGGGTAATTATTATCACGACAAAAAGAGGTAAAGAAGGGGCTAACCGTATCCAGTTCGAAAGCTATTATGGGGTTCAGACTATAAGGAAAAAACTGGATCTTCTGGACGCATCTCAGCTGGCAACACTGGTTAATGATGGAATCGCCAACGTGAACGGGGATAATATCGGTAAACCTGGTTATCCTAAACCTTTAACTTATACCGATGCTCAAATCGCTGCGCTTGGTAAAGGAACCGACTGGCAGGATGAAATATTCAGGTCAGCACCTATTCAAAATTATCAATTGACATTTTCTGGTGGAAACGACAAAACGCAGTATGCCGTAGCGGGGAATTATTTTAGCCAGGGAGGGATTGTTGCTAACTCTGACTTTAACCGCGGATCTGTGCGTGTAAATCTGGATCAGCAGTTGTCCAGTAAATTTAAGTTCAGTAACAGCCTGACAGTAACCAATAGCAAGAGCAATTCTGTAGCCACAGATGGAGATGGTGGTGGTAATGGCGGTGTGGTATATGGCGCGTTATTTTTCTCTCCAACTGTTCCTGTTTATGATGCACAGGGAGATTATAGTATGAACAACAGACCGGGCGGGCTTTTAATCAGTAACCCGCTGGCATTAGCCAAAGAACGTACCAATATAGAGCTGAAAACCAGATTATTGGGTAATACTTCGCTGGAATACAAAATTGCTGAAGGCTTGACTTTAAAGACCATGTTTGGTGCAAATATGGCTTTCAATAAAACCAACTTTTACCTGCCAAGAACAGTTTACTCTGGTCTGGCTACTAATGGGAGAGCAGAAATTACAACTTCAAGATACTTTGAGTGGCTGAATGAGAATACTTTAACTTATAAAAAGGTAATCTCTAAAATTCATAGTTTTAATTTCCTGGTCGGTTATACTTTCCAGAACGCTAATTATGAGGATGTAAAAGCAAGTGCACAGAATTTTGCCAGCGATATTCAGAAGTACAACAATATGGGGGCGGCCCAGCAAACCAATCCGAATACTTCTAATGCTTATGACTGGAGTTTACGCTCTTATTTAGGCCGTATAAACTATGACCTGGACAGCAAATATCTTTTCACTTTATCAGGAAGGTATGATGGTTCTTCAAGGTTTGGAGATGGCAAAAAATACTCTTTTTTTCCATCAGGATCTGCGGCATGGAGATTATCGAGCGAACCTTTTATGCGCAGGCTAACTGCGGTCAGTGATTTAAAATTCAGAGCGAGTTACGGTCTCACCGGTAATCAGGAAATAGGTCAATACCAATCATTGGGAGCCTTGCAGACTGATGGTTATAATTTTGGAAATGTAATTGTTATCGGTTATGCACCAAATCGTATTGCCAATCCTAATCTGAAATGGGAGACTACCGCCCAGTTAAATTTCGGACTGGACCTGGGTTTGTTCAAAAACAGGATTACCATCACTACAGACTGGTATCAAAAGAAAACCAAAGATCTGTTATACAACGTTTCGCTGCCAATTACTTCGGGATTTTCTACTTCCTTGCAGAATATAGGAAAGGTTAAAAATGAAGGATTTGAATTTGCTGTAAATACGGTGAACCTGAACGGTGCTTTTCAGTGGAACACGAACTTTAATATTTCCTTCAACAAGAACAAAATCCTTGACCTTGGGGCCGTTACAGATGATATCCCATCGGGAGGGGCAAGTGGTCACTTACAATTAGGAAGTTCAGGAATATTACGTGTGGGGCAACCTATCGGTGTTTTTTACGGATTAGTTACGGACGGGATCTTTCAGAATGCGGCAGAAGTTGCAGCATCCGGACAAAAAAATGCGAAACCGGGAGAACGCAGATATAAAGACGTGAATGGTGATGGGGTAGTCAACTCTTCAGACCGTGTGATATTGGGACATGCACAGCCGGATTACACTTTCGGTTTTACCAATAATTTCTCTTATAAAGGATTTGACCTTTCCATATTTATTCAGGGGGTACAAGGGAATAGCATTTTCAACTTAAACAGGTATGAGATGGAATCCATGACAGGAGTGAGTAACCAGTCTGTTTCTGTGCTTGACCGATGGACTCCCTCAAATCCCAGCAATGATATGCCGCGTGCAAGCTCGGCAGGTTCTCCTTACCAGGTAACGAGCCACCAAATAGAAGACGGCTCTTACATTCGTTTGAAGAATGTGCAGCTGGGCTATAATTTTAGTCCTGCGCTTTTGAAGAAGGTCAGGTTATCCAATGTTAAAATATATATCAGCGGACAGAATCTTTTAACTAAAACCAAATATTCAGGTTATGATCCGGAAGTGAGCCGGTTTGGACAGGACAATTTAAGCCAGGGGACAGATTATGGAAGTTATCCGTCGTCAAAAATATTCCTGGCAGGTATTAATATCGGACTGTAA
- a CDS encoding DUF6620 family protein has translation MSENPLLAPVHGITLEDYSAACAKIGSGLSETAIAKALGVELPVWEEANLLWPERMKQDATYHIITLFGQYFGDADQHPKLGNLKPELSAGGSGNIEKIKADKDFYQELEVARQVAYDYGHDGAQWIADQYGISIGDFQIAAAKWSEQVHQDIQTDYEEYNQTQAAYRKKYEQQFADAQGGNVADDIDF, from the coding sequence ATGTCAGAAAATCCATTATTAGCACCTGTTCACGGTATTACTTTAGAAGATTACAGTGCAGCGTGCGCGAAAATAGGAAGCGGTTTAAGTGAAACTGCTATCGCAAAAGCTTTAGGAGTAGAATTACCTGTATGGGAGGAAGCCAATTTGCTTTGGCCGGAAAGGATGAAGCAAGATGCTACCTATCATATTATAACGCTGTTTGGCCAGTACTTTGGTGATGCTGATCAGCACCCAAAGCTTGGAAACTTAAAACCAGAACTTTCTGCCGGAGGATCCGGGAATATAGAAAAGATTAAAGCTGATAAAGACTTTTATCAGGAACTGGAAGTTGCCAGGCAAGTAGCTTATGATTATGGGCACGATGGGGCACAGTGGATCGCTGATCAGTATGGTATTTCGATTGGAGATTTTCAGATTGCTGCCGCGAAATGGAGTGAGCAGGTTCATCAGGATATTCAGACCGATTATGAAGAATATAATCAAACACAGGCAGCCTACAGGAAAAAATATGAACAACAATTTGCTGATGCCCAGGGAGGGAATGTAGCCGACGATATTGATTTCTAA
- a CDS encoding aspartate kinase — MLTVEKIGGTSMSALQDVIKNIVLFERTGDQLYNRIFVVSAFSGVTDLLLENKKTGAPGVYHRIAKHQNFHRPLKDLIVKLKAINKKYVDLGLDLAVADQFIENHVNQAQKYLENLANILASGYVSKEGILQAAREILASIGESHSAFNFTNILQNMNINTALVDLSGFDDHRAFTIDQRIKNAFKNIELKKTLCIVTGYAKGTEGIMREFDRGYSEVTFSKIAEFLRPAEAIIHKEYHLSTADPALVGLENCTPIGYTNYDIADQLADVGMEAIHPKASKPLEVSGINLRIKNTFEPSHPGTLITREFVCEHKRVEVITGTDKLLMIDVYDPSMVGNVGSDLQIMQAFYDHKVSYTFKATSANSISIVIWARDFNKKLISKLEDDFEKVTIEKVAMVCLLGTNMDQPGLLAKSANALTENNINIKSAGFALRKVNIQFLIAPEHFKMAIIALNKAMK, encoded by the coding sequence ATGTTAACAGTAGAAAAAATTGGCGGCACTTCTATGAGTGCCTTGCAGGATGTCATTAAAAATATTGTTCTATTTGAACGTACAGGCGATCAGTTATATAACAGGATATTCGTAGTATCAGCATTCTCGGGTGTGACCGATCTGTTACTTGAAAACAAGAAAACGGGTGCTCCGGGTGTCTATCACCGTATCGCTAAACACCAGAATTTTCATCGCCCGCTTAAAGATTTGATTGTCAAATTAAAAGCTATCAATAAAAAATACGTTGACCTGGGATTGGATCTTGCTGTTGCGGATCAGTTTATTGAGAACCACGTAAATCAGGCTCAGAAATATCTGGAAAATTTAGCTAATATTTTAGCTTCCGGTTACGTGAGCAAAGAAGGGATATTGCAAGCGGCACGTGAAATATTAGCTTCAATTGGTGAAAGTCATTCGGCTTTTAATTTCACCAATATTTTGCAGAACATGAACATCAATACTGCACTCGTTGATTTGAGTGGGTTTGATGATCACCGTGCTTTTACAATAGATCAGCGCATAAAAAATGCTTTTAAAAATATAGAGCTCAAAAAGACACTGTGTATTGTGACAGGTTATGCGAAAGGTACTGAAGGAATTATGCGTGAGTTTGACAGAGGTTATTCTGAGGTTACCTTCAGTAAAATTGCAGAATTTCTAAGACCGGCTGAAGCTATTATCCATAAAGAATATCATTTGTCTACTGCTGATCCTGCTTTGGTAGGACTGGAAAATTGTACCCCGATCGGTTATACCAATTACGATATTGCCGATCAGCTGGCAGATGTAGGTATGGAAGCAATCCATCCCAAGGCTTCAAAACCATTGGAGGTAAGCGGTATCAATCTGAGGATTAAAAATACATTTGAACCGTCACATCCGGGCACTTTGATTACACGCGAATTTGTTTGCGAACATAAACGCGTAGAGGTTATTACCGGAACTGATAAGCTATTGATGATAGATGTATATGACCCTTCGATGGTTGGCAATGTAGGTAGTGATTTACAGATCATGCAGGCGTTCTATGATCATAAAGTGAGTTATACTTTTAAAGCGACCAGTGCAAACAGTATCTCTATTGTGATATGGGCGCGCGATTTTAATAAAAAACTGATCAGCAAACTGGAGGATGATTTTGAGAAAGTGACGATAGAGAAAGTTGCGATGGTTTGTTTGCTGGGTACCAATATGGATCAGCCTGGTTTATTGGCCAAAAGTGCAAATGCATTGACCGAAAACAATATAAATATCAAAAGTGCAGGTTTTGCATTAAGAAAAGTAAACATTCAGTTCCTGATTGCACCTGAACATTTTAAAATGGCTATTATCGCATTGAATAAAGCGATGAAGTAA
- a CDS encoding histidine kinase, whose translation MSGSKTLLYLLFPCFAFLFSCKSKNQLPDHRDITLLRNKGYNLRFTDTTKSLAYQQTALIIAKKENKAEEISISYALLSLFYKKKFQTNKAQLYADSSYYLAAQLKSSRAMGYAYMATGLLNSFFSETDQAINQLILAYQNFRQPGDYANMARVASEISNLYADKDAVKQKKYVTLALNAAAKTNSEDEKLYVRLSYGNFLIAEKRKNPFLSADTAVNYFKETIRQIEKHPDQIYTKSNMAVPYLNLAVLYFENPFPGSEPLFLQQLDQALVIARQYNIRNVYRNSLGLKGEYYIQKKDYTTAGRLFKEGIAYQEAMPYHDYYTLSQFYAAMKKLAILQQDYKSYELYDRGFMKYNAFEYNEATAKALQNADVRFESSQKAKMIKTLEKENKLQRSNKWFGYGTAFLLAIGLLFMFRSYYFRQKYYIQNETIFRDQQKNAELRLQLEKLQTAAATSEKLSIERRLLQSQINPHFVFNALGNIQSFILQNDTRNAVLYLAKFSKLMRQILEFTTREFIPLKDEIDSLRNYIELQQLRLNNSFDYTIIDQGIEAGISIPPMLIQPFVENAIEHGLKPLPATKRGDLQLAFSLTENNTYISCTLTDNGVGINFSMSNKVKNKLEYQHRSMGTLITKERLTSEGSIYGFSIDEMKNDQGQISGTTAVIKIPFIKV comes from the coding sequence ATGTCCGGTTCAAAAACATTGTTGTATTTATTGTTTCCTTGTTTTGCATTTTTGTTCAGTTGTAAAAGTAAAAATCAGCTACCGGATCACAGGGATATAACCCTGCTCAGAAATAAGGGCTATAATTTGCGATTTACAGATACCACAAAATCCTTAGCTTATCAGCAAACTGCGCTGATCATCGCAAAAAAAGAAAATAAAGCAGAAGAAATTTCGATTAGTTATGCGCTGCTATCCCTTTTTTACAAAAAGAAGTTTCAAACCAATAAAGCACAACTTTATGCTGATAGTTCTTATTACTTAGCGGCGCAGCTAAAATCTTCCCGCGCTATGGGTTATGCTTATATGGCTACAGGATTGTTGAATTCTTTTTTTAGCGAAACAGATCAGGCTATAAATCAATTGATATTAGCTTATCAAAATTTCAGACAGCCCGGCGACTATGCAAATATGGCCAGGGTAGCAAGTGAGATTTCGAATCTTTATGCTGATAAAGATGCAGTAAAACAAAAGAAGTATGTGACATTAGCTTTGAATGCAGCTGCGAAGACTAATTCAGAAGATGAAAAACTTTATGTCCGTCTTTCTTATGGGAATTTTCTCATTGCTGAAAAGAGAAAAAATCCATTTTTATCGGCAGATACTGCTGTCAATTATTTCAAAGAGACGATCCGTCAAATAGAAAAGCATCCTGATCAGATTTACACGAAATCAAATATGGCAGTTCCCTACCTTAACCTGGCTGTGCTCTATTTTGAGAATCCATTTCCAGGAAGTGAACCCTTATTCCTGCAACAACTGGATCAGGCACTAGTTATTGCCAGGCAATATAATATCCGTAATGTATATCGTAATTCTTTGGGGCTTAAGGGAGAATATTATATCCAAAAAAAGGACTATACAACTGCTGGCAGATTATTTAAGGAAGGGATTGCTTATCAGGAAGCTATGCCTTACCATGACTATTATACGTTATCTCAGTTTTATGCTGCAATGAAGAAACTGGCCATACTTCAGCAAGATTATAAAAGTTATGAGCTATATGACAGAGGATTTATGAAATACAATGCTTTTGAATATAACGAAGCAACCGCAAAGGCGTTACAAAATGCGGATGTTCGTTTTGAGTCTTCCCAAAAAGCAAAAATGATTAAGACTTTAGAGAAAGAAAATAAGCTGCAACGCAGTAATAAATGGTTTGGCTATGGTACAGCTTTTCTGCTGGCTATTGGTTTATTATTTATGTTTCGTTCCTATTACTTCAGGCAAAAATATTATATACAAAACGAAACGATTTTCAGAGATCAACAGAAGAATGCTGAACTGCGATTACAATTAGAAAAGCTGCAAACAGCTGCTGCCACATCCGAAAAACTTTCCATAGAACGCAGATTGTTGCAATCACAAATAAACCCGCATTTTGTATTTAATGCGCTGGGCAATATTCAAAGCTTCATTTTACAGAACGACACCCGGAATGCTGTTCTTTATTTAGCAAAATTCTCTAAATTGATGCGTCAGATCTTAGAATTCACTACCAGGGAATTTATTCCGTTGAAAGATGAAATAGATAGTTTGAGAAACTATATTGAATTGCAGCAACTCCGTTTAAATAATAGTTTTGATTATACAATTATTGATCAGGGAATAGAAGCCGGTATTTCCATTCCTCCGATGCTGATACAACCATTTGTAGAAAATGCAATTGAACATGGTTTAAAGCCATTGCCAGCAACGAAAAGAGGAGATCTTCAGCTTGCATTTTCTCTGACTGAGAATAACACGTATATTTCATGTACGCTAACTGATAATGGGGTGGGGATTAACTTTTCGATGTCAAATAAGGTGAAAAATAAGCTTGAATATCAGCACAGATCAATGGGGACTTTAATTACAAAAGAAAGATTGACTAGTGAAGGTAGTATTTATGGCTTTAGCATTGATGAAATGAAGAATGATCAGGGACAAATATCAGGAACAACTGCGGTAATTAAGATTCCTTTTATCAAGGTATAA
- a CDS encoding LytR/AlgR family response regulator transcription factor, with product MYKAILIEDEHKLREALFLMLQMVAPEKVNVIAVAESVSTAVELIDELQPDLVFMDIQLKDGSGFDVLEQCVFKKFHIIFTTAYHNYAIRAFKCSAIDYLLKPVDPSELRAAIEKIGLLEQKFLSNIQLTALQNSLGKSSTGRISLATQEGLHLVSLNDIIYCQTSGSYTTFNLCDGRAIIVSKPLKNYEEQLTLPDFFRIHQSYLVNLSFVDTYLKDGIVILKDKTELPVAQRKKDEFLRLIRL from the coding sequence GTGTATAAAGCAATACTAATAGAAGATGAACATAAGCTGCGGGAAGCCTTATTTTTAATGCTGCAAATGGTTGCTCCCGAAAAAGTAAATGTAATTGCAGTCGCAGAAAGTGTTTCTACAGCGGTTGAGTTAATTGATGAATTGCAGCCTGATCTGGTTTTTATGGATATCCAGTTAAAAGATGGCAGTGGCTTTGACGTTTTAGAGCAATGCGTATTTAAAAAGTTCCATATCATATTTACTACTGCCTATCATAATTATGCTATCCGTGCTTTTAAATGCAGTGCTATTGATTATTTACTTAAGCCAGTAGATCCATCAGAACTAAGGGCAGCTATAGAAAAAATCGGTCTTCTGGAACAGAAGTTTTTAAGCAACATACAGTTAACTGCTTTACAGAATAGCCTTGGTAAATCATCAACTGGCAGGATTTCACTGGCTACACAAGAAGGCCTGCACCTGGTTTCACTAAATGATATTATTTACTGTCAGACTTCGGGTTCTTATACCACATTTAATTTGTGTGATGGAAGAGCAATAATTGTATCCAAACCATTAAAGAATTACGAAGAACAGCTAACGCTTCCGGATTTCTTTAGAATACATCAATCTTACCTGGTTAACCTGTCTTTCGTAGACACCTATTTAAAAGACGGCATAGTTATTCTGAAAGACAAAACAGAGCTCCCTGTAGCACAGCGTAAAAAAGATGAATTTCTCAGGCTGATCAGATTGTAG